In Streptomyces seoulensis, the following are encoded in one genomic region:
- a CDS encoding beta-N-acetylhexosaminidase: MPDVIPAPVEAHGGPGEGFTLGPGTVMAASGEGAESTARWLRATLGAATGLPLAPANGAAQNAVRLTVDPRLAGELGAEGYRLDVTPTGADLRGGGPAGLFWGAQTLRQLLGPDAFRRAPLPGRSWRLAPVRISDAPRFGWRGMLLDVARHFMPKEGVLRYLDLLAAHKLNVLHLHLTDDQGWRVRIERYPRLTEVGSWRARTRFGHRSSALWEAKPHGGYYTQDDIREIVSYAAERHITVVPEIDLPGHSQAAIAAYPELGNTDAVDTAAVTVRDDWGISPYVLAPTEAVLRFYEGVLEEVLALFPSPFVHLGGDECPPDQWRKSATARARAAELGLVDVDGLRSWFAGHFGAWLAARGRRMLGWDEILDGPLPPGAVVSSWRGHRGGETAARAGHDVVMCPEQQVYLDHRQAPGEDEPVPIGYVRTLADVYRFEPVPDGLTAEEARHVLGAQANVWTEVTEDAGRVDYQVFPRLAAFAEVAWSPLPAPAERDLADFERRMGAHYRRLDALGVAYRPSGGPHPWQRRPGVPGRPFAGPPVEPERTAPVPWNARPKT, translated from the coding sequence ATTCCTGATGTGATTCCCGCGCCGGTGGAGGCGCACGGGGGACCGGGCGAGGGATTCACGCTCGGCCCCGGCACCGTTATGGCGGCCTCGGGCGAGGGCGCCGAAAGCACCGCGCGCTGGCTGCGCGCCACCCTGGGCGCGGCCACCGGCCTCCCCCTGGCCCCGGCGAACGGTGCCGCCCAGAACGCCGTACGCCTCACCGTCGACCCGCGTCTCGCCGGGGAACTCGGCGCCGAGGGCTACCGGCTCGACGTCACGCCCACCGGCGCCGACCTGCGCGGGGGCGGTCCGGCCGGGCTGTTCTGGGGCGCCCAGACGCTACGGCAACTGCTCGGCCCCGACGCCTTCCGGCGCGCCCCGCTGCCCGGCCGTAGCTGGCGGCTGGCGCCGGTGCGGATCAGCGACGCGCCCCGGTTCGGCTGGCGCGGGATGCTGCTCGACGTGGCCCGGCACTTCATGCCGAAGGAAGGCGTGCTGCGCTATCTCGATCTGCTGGCCGCGCACAAACTCAACGTGCTGCACTTGCACCTGACGGACGATCAGGGCTGGCGTGTCCGGATCGAGCGGTACCCCCGCCTCACCGAGGTCGGCTCCTGGCGCGCGCGGACCAGATTCGGCCACCGCTCGTCCGCCCTCTGGGAGGCGAAACCGCACGGCGGGTACTACACCCAGGACGACATCCGGGAGATCGTCTCCTACGCCGCCGAACGGCATATCACCGTCGTCCCGGAAATCGATCTTCCCGGCCACTCCCAGGCCGCCATCGCCGCCTACCCGGAACTCGGCAACACCGACGCCGTCGACACCGCCGCCGTCACCGTCCGGGACGACTGGGGGATCTCCCCGTACGTGCTCGCCCCCACCGAAGCCGTCCTGCGCTTCTACGAGGGCGTGCTGGAGGAGGTGCTGGCGCTGTTCCCGTCGCCCTTCGTGCATCTCGGCGGCGACGAGTGCCCGCCGGACCAGTGGCGGAAGTCGGCCACCGCGCGGGCCCGCGCCGCCGAACTCGGTCTCGTCGACGTGGACGGGCTGCGCTCCTGGTTCGCCGGCCACTTCGGCGCCTGGCTGGCCGCGCGCGGGCGCCGGATGCTCGGCTGGGACGAGATCCTCGACGGCCCGCTCCCGCCCGGCGCCGTGGTCTCCTCCTGGCGCGGGCACCGGGGCGGGGAGACCGCCGCGCGGGCCGGGCACGACGTGGTCATGTGCCCCGAGCAGCAGGTCTACCTCGACCACCGGCAGGCGCCCGGCGAGGACGAGCCGGTGCCCATCGGCTACGTCCGCACCCTGGCCGACGTCTACCGGTTCGAGCCCGTACCGGACGGGCTCACCGCCGAGGAGGCGCGCCATGTGCTGGGGGCCCAGGCCAACGTGTGGACCGAGGTGACCGAGGACGCCGGACGCGTCGACTACCAGGTCTTCCCCCGGCTCGCCGCGTTCGCCGAGGTCGCCTGGAGCCCGCTGCCCGCGCCCGCCGAGCGGGACCTCGCGGACTTCGAGCGCCGGATGGGCGCCCACTACAGGCGACTTGACGCCCTGGGCGTCGCCTACCGCCCGTCCGGCGGCCCCCACCCCTGGCAGCGGCGCCCCGGAGTGCCGGGACGGCCCTTCGCCGGACCGCCCGTCGAGCCGGAACGCACCGCCCCCGTGCCCTGGAACGCCCGCCCGAAGACGTAA
- a CDS encoding DUF3039 domain-containing protein — protein sequence MSTLEPERGTGTGTLVEPTPQVSHGDGDHERFAHYVQKDKIMASALDGTPVVALCGKVWVPGRDPKKYPVCPMCKEIYESMSSGGDKGGDKDKK from the coding sequence ATGAGCACTCTTGAGCCCGAGCGCGGGACTGGTACGGGGACCCTCGTCGAGCCGACGCCGCAGGTGTCCCACGGTGACGGCGACCATGAGCGCTTCGCCCACTACGTCCAGAAGGACAAGATCATGGCGAGCGCCCTGGACGGCACCCCCGTCGTGGCGCTGTGCGGCAAGGTCTGGGTGCCGGGCCGCGACCCGAAGAAGTACCCCGTCTGCCCCATGTGCAAAGAGATCTACGAGTCCATGAGCAGCGGTGGCGACAAGGGCGGGGACAAGGACAAGAAGTAG
- a CDS encoding YqgE/AlgH family protein — translation MTEVSSLTGRLLVATPALADPNFDRAVVLLLDHDEEGSLGVVLNRPTPVDVRDVLAGWAALAGEPGVVFQGGPVSLDSALGVAVVPGGGEGEGAAPLGWRQVHGAIGLVDLETPPELVASALGALRIFAGYAGWGPGQLQDELDQGAWYVVESEPGDISSPAPERLWREVLRRQRGDLAMVATYPDDPSLN, via the coding sequence ATGACCGAGGTGTCCTCGCTCACAGGGCGGCTGCTCGTGGCAACCCCCGCCCTGGCGGACCCGAACTTCGACCGCGCGGTGGTGCTCCTCCTCGACCACGACGAGGAGGGCTCCCTGGGTGTGGTCCTCAACCGCCCCACCCCGGTGGACGTGCGGGACGTGCTGGCCGGCTGGGCGGCCCTGGCGGGCGAGCCCGGCGTGGTCTTCCAGGGCGGGCCCGTCTCGCTGGACTCCGCGCTCGGCGTCGCCGTGGTCCCCGGCGGCGGGGAGGGGGAGGGCGCGGCCCCGCTGGGCTGGCGGCAGGTGCACGGCGCGATCGGCCTGGTCGACCTGGAGACCCCGCCCGAGCTGGTCGCCTCCGCCCTCGGCGCGCTGCGCATCTTCGCCGGGTACGCGGGCTGGGGGCCGGGCCAGCTCCAGGACGAGCTGGACCAGGGCGCCTGGTACGTGGTCGAGTCCGAGCCCGGCGACATCTCCTCCCCGGCGCCCGAACGGCTGTGGCGGGAGGTGCTGCGCCGGCAGCGCGGAGACCTCGCGATGGTGGCCACGTATCCGGACGACCCGTCGCTCAACTGA
- the murA gene encoding UDP-N-acetylglucosamine 1-carboxyvinyltransferase, translating into MTVNDDVLLVHGGTPLEGEIRVRGAKNLVPKAMVAALLGSAPSRLRNVPDIRDVRVVRGLLQLHGVTVRPGEEPGELILDPTYVESANVADIDAHAGSSRIPILFCGPLLHRLGHAFIPGLGGCDIGGRPIDFHFDVLRQFGATIEKRADGQYLEAPQRLRGTKIDLPYPSVGATEQVLLTAVLAEGVTELSNAAVEPEIEDLICVLQKMGAIIAMDTDRTIRITGVDSLGGYNHRALPDRLEAASWASAALATGGNIYVRGAQQRSMMTFLNTYRKVGGAFEIDDEGIRFWHPGGQLKSIALETDVHPGFQTDWQQPLVVALTQATGLSIVHETVYESRLGFTSALNQMGAHIQLYRECLGGSDCRFGARNFLHSAVVSGPTKLQGADLVIPDLRGGFSYLIAALAAEGTSRVHGIDLINRGYENFMEKLVELGAKVELPGKALG; encoded by the coding sequence ATGACCGTCAACGACGATGTCCTGCTTGTCCACGGCGGAACCCCGCTGGAGGGCGAGATCCGTGTCCGCGGTGCGAAGAACCTCGTGCCGAAGGCCATGGTCGCCGCCCTTCTGGGCAGCGCGCCCAGCCGCCTGCGCAACGTCCCGGACATCCGAGACGTGCGGGTCGTGCGCGGCCTGCTCCAGTTGCACGGCGTGACGGTGCGGCCGGGCGAGGAGCCGGGCGAGCTGATCCTGGACCCGACCTACGTCGAGAGCGCGAACGTCGCCGACATCGACGCCCACGCGGGTTCCAGCCGCATCCCGATCCTGTTCTGCGGCCCGCTGCTGCACCGCCTGGGCCACGCCTTCATCCCCGGCCTCGGCGGCTGCGACATCGGCGGCCGGCCGATCGACTTCCACTTCGACGTGCTGCGCCAGTTCGGCGCGACCATCGAGAAGCGGGCGGACGGCCAGTACCTGGAGGCCCCGCAGCGGCTGCGCGGCACGAAGATCGACCTGCCGTACCCGTCGGTGGGCGCCACCGAGCAGGTGCTGCTGACGGCCGTACTGGCCGAGGGCGTCACCGAGCTGTCCAACGCGGCCGTGGAGCCCGAGATCGAGGACCTCATCTGCGTACTGCAGAAGATGGGCGCGATCATCGCCATGGACACCGACCGGACGATCCGCATCACCGGTGTGGACTCGCTCGGCGGCTACAACCACCGCGCCCTCCCGGACCGCCTGGAGGCCGCCTCCTGGGCTTCCGCGGCGCTCGCGACCGGCGGCAACATCTACGTCCGGGGCGCCCAGCAGCGCTCGATGATGACGTTCCTGAACACCTACCGCAAGGTCGGCGGCGCCTTCGAGATCGACGACGAGGGCATCCGGTTCTGGCACCCGGGCGGCCAGCTCAAGTCCATCGCGCTGGAGACGGACGTGCACCCCGGTTTCCAGACCGACTGGCAGCAGCCGCTGGTGGTGGCCCTCACCCAGGCCACGGGTCTGTCCATCGTCCACGAGACGGTGTACGAGTCCCGGCTCGGCTTCACCTCGGCGCTGAACCAGATGGGCGCGCACATCCAGCTCTACCGCGAGTGCCTGGGCGGCTCGGACTGCCGCTTCGGCGCGCGGAACTTCCTGCACTCGGCGGTCGTGTCCGGCCCGACCAAGCTCCAGGGCGCCGACCTGGTCATCCCCGACCTGCGCGGCGGCTTCTCTTACCTCATCGCGGCGCTGGCCGCCGAGGGCACCTCGCGGGTCCACGGCATCGACCTGATCAACCGCGGCTACGAGAACTTCATGGAGAAGCTCGTGGAACTGGGCGCGAAGGTCGAGCTGCCCGGCAAGGCGCTCGGCTAG
- a CDS encoding HU family DNA-binding protein, producing the protein MNRSELVAALADRAEVTRKDADAVLAAFAEVVGDIVSKGDEKVTIPGFLTFERTHRAARTARNPQTGEPINIPAGFSVKVSAGSKLKEAAKGK; encoded by the coding sequence ATGAACCGCAGTGAGCTGGTGGCCGCGCTGGCCGACCGCGCCGAGGTGACCCGCAAGGACGCCGACGCCGTGCTGGCCGCGTTCGCCGAGGTCGTCGGCGACATCGTCTCCAAGGGCGACGAGAAGGTCACCATCCCCGGCTTCCTGACCTTCGAGCGCACCCACCGTGCCGCTCGTACCGCGCGCAACCCGCAGACCGGTGAGCCCATCAACATCCCGGCCGGCTTCAGCGTGAAGGTCTCCGCGGGCTCGAAGCTCAAGGAAGCCGCCAAGGGCAAGTAA
- a CDS encoding NAD-dependent malic enzyme → MATAPSVSYSMTVRLEVPASGTAVSQLTTAVESSGGSVTGLDVTASGHEKLRIDVTIAASSTAHADEIVEELRGIEGVTLGKVSDRTFLMHLGGKIEMQSKHPIRNRDDLSMVYTPGVARVCMAIAENPEDARRLTIKRNSVAVVTDGSAVLGLGNIGPKAALPVMEGKAALFKRFAGIDAWPLCLDTQDTDAIVEIVKAIAPGFAGINLEDISAPRCFEIEARLREALDIPVFHDDQHGTAIVVLAALTNALRVTGRSMESIRVVMSGAGAAGTAILKLLLAAGVKNAVVADIHGVVHAGREDLVDAHPDSALRWIADNTNPENLTGTLKEAVRGADVFIGVSAPNVLDGTDVAAMADGAIVFALANPDPEVDPAIARQTAAVVATGRSDFPNQINNVLVFPGVFRGLLDAQSRTVNTEMMLAAAQALANVVTEDELNANYIVPSVFNDKVAGAVAGAVREAAKAAGAAPAAS, encoded by the coding sequence ATGGCAACGGCGCCCAGCGTCTCCTACTCGATGACGGTCCGGCTGGAGGTGCCCGCGAGCGGAACGGCCGTATCGCAGCTCACCACCGCCGTCGAGTCCTCCGGAGGCTCCGTCACCGGCCTCGACGTCACCGCCTCCGGGCACGAGAAGCTCCGGATCGACGTCACCATCGCGGCCAGCTCCACCGCGCACGCCGACGAGATCGTCGAGGAACTGCGCGGCATCGAGGGCGTCACGCTCGGCAAGGTCTCCGACCGTACGTTCCTGATGCACCTCGGCGGCAAGATCGAGATGCAGTCCAAGCACCCCATCCGCAACCGTGACGACCTCTCCATGGTCTACACGCCCGGTGTGGCCCGCGTCTGCATGGCCATCGCGGAGAACCCCGAGGACGCCCGCCGGCTGACCATCAAGCGCAACTCCGTTGCGGTCGTGACGGACGGTTCCGCGGTGCTCGGCCTCGGGAACATCGGCCCCAAGGCCGCGCTGCCGGTCATGGAGGGCAAGGCGGCCCTGTTCAAGCGGTTCGCCGGGATCGACGCCTGGCCGCTGTGCCTGGACACCCAGGACACCGACGCGATCGTGGAGATCGTCAAGGCCATCGCCCCCGGCTTCGCGGGCATCAACCTGGAGGACATCTCCGCGCCCCGCTGCTTCGAGATCGAGGCCCGGCTGCGCGAGGCCCTGGACATCCCGGTCTTCCACGACGACCAGCACGGCACCGCCATCGTGGTGCTCGCCGCGCTCACCAACGCGCTGCGCGTCACCGGCCGTTCGATGGAGTCCATCCGGGTGGTCATGTCCGGCGCCGGAGCGGCCGGCACGGCCATCCTGAAGCTGCTGCTGGCCGCCGGCGTCAAGAACGCCGTCGTCGCCGACATCCACGGCGTGGTGCACGCCGGCCGCGAGGACCTGGTGGACGCCCACCCGGACTCCGCGCTGCGCTGGATCGCGGACAACACCAACCCCGAGAACCTCACCGGCACCCTCAAGGAGGCCGTGCGCGGCGCCGACGTCTTCATCGGCGTCTCCGCCCCGAACGTCCTGGACGGCACCGACGTGGCCGCCATGGCGGACGGCGCGATCGTCTTCGCACTGGCGAACCCGGACCCCGAGGTCGACCCCGCCATCGCCCGCCAGACGGCCGCCGTGGTGGCCACCGGCCGCTCGGACTTCCCCAACCAGATCAACAACGTGCTGGTCTTCCCCGGTGTCTTCCGGGGCCTGCTGGACGCCCAGTCCCGCACCGTCAACACCGAGATGATGCTCGCCGCCGCGCAGGCCCTGGCCAACGTGGTGACCGAGGACGAGCTGAACGCGAACTACATCGTCCCCAGCGTCTTCAACGACAAGGTCGCGGGCGCGGTGGCCGGGGCCGTCCGGGAGGCCGCCAAGGCGGCCGGAGCGGCGCCTGCGGCGTCTTAG
- a CDS encoding HelD family protein, with protein MAAQVQQSADLSVHGANDSVRDREISVEQEHLDRVYRRLEEKIHEAEFLMHDAAQRGHVGTPGALAERDAQVFRAGIHLNRLNNEFEDFLFGRVDLLQGKDGKKGPDGAYTAVEPAEGAVRPDNTADIAETLHIGRIGVLDEDYSPLVIDWRAPAAAPFYRSTPVDPGRVVRRRVIRSKGRRVLGVEDDLMRPELKATLHGEELPVIGDGALMAALGQARGHTMRDIVSSIQAEQDQVIRAPAASVTYVEGGPGTGKTAVALHRAAYLLYQDRRRYAGGILIVSPTPLLVAYTEGVLPSLGEEGQVAIRAIGSLVDGVEATLHDSPAVARAKGSYRMLKVLRRAARGALELGTDDHALPDRLRVVAFGRRLELEAGELENVRRTALGGTAPVNLLRPRARKLLLDALWAKSGAASRHTDPELAAELRASFDDDVADEDSFIAFLDAWWPELTPKGVLTAMADDRRLGRWARRVLNPGEVRKVARALKRDGFSVHDIAMLDELQAILGAPARPRKKRELDPLDQLTGLEELMPVREETQRERAERLAQERTEYAHVIVDEAQDLTPMQWRMVGRRGRHATWTVVGDPAQSSWSDPDEAAEARDEALGSRPRRRFELTVNYRNPAEIAELAAKVLALAMPGSESPRAVRSTGVQPRFEVAGDSLAATVRAEAERLLSLVDGTVGVVVAMNRREEARRWLAGLGDRVVALGSLEAKGLEYDATVVVSPAEIADESPAGLRVLYVALTRATQQLTVVSGDRDEPDAARVPDLLRD; from the coding sequence GTGGCCGCTCAGGTTCAGCAGTCCGCGGATCTCTCGGTACACGGCGCGAACGACTCCGTCCGGGACCGAGAGATCAGCGTCGAACAGGAACACCTGGACCGGGTGTACCGGCGCCTCGAGGAGAAGATCCACGAGGCCGAGTTCCTGATGCACGACGCGGCCCAGCGCGGCCATGTGGGCACACCGGGCGCGCTGGCCGAGCGGGACGCGCAGGTCTTCCGGGCCGGCATCCACCTCAACCGGCTCAACAACGAGTTCGAGGACTTCCTCTTCGGCCGGGTCGACCTGCTCCAGGGCAAGGACGGCAAGAAGGGCCCGGACGGCGCGTACACCGCCGTCGAGCCCGCCGAGGGGGCCGTGCGTCCCGACAACACCGCCGACATCGCCGAGACCCTGCACATCGGGCGGATCGGCGTGCTGGACGAGGACTACTCGCCGCTGGTCATCGACTGGCGGGCGCCGGCCGCCGCGCCGTTCTACCGCTCCACCCCGGTCGACCCCGGCCGGGTCGTGCGGCGCCGGGTCATCCGCTCCAAGGGCCGCCGGGTCCTCGGCGTCGAGGACGACCTGATGCGCCCCGAGCTGAAGGCCACCCTGCACGGCGAGGAACTGCCCGTCATCGGCGACGGCGCCCTGATGGCCGCTCTCGGCCAGGCGCGCGGGCACACCATGCGGGACATCGTCTCCTCGATCCAGGCCGAGCAGGACCAGGTCATCCGCGCCCCTGCCGCCTCCGTCACCTACGTGGAGGGCGGCCCCGGCACCGGCAAGACCGCCGTCGCCCTGCACCGCGCGGCCTATCTGCTCTACCAGGACCGCAGACGCTACGCGGGCGGCATCCTGATCGTCTCGCCGACCCCGCTGCTGGTGGCCTACACCGAGGGCGTGCTGCCCTCGCTCGGCGAGGAGGGCCAGGTCGCGATCCGCGCCATCGGCTCCCTGGTCGACGGTGTCGAGGCCACGCTCCACGACTCCCCGGCCGTCGCCCGCGCCAAGGGCTCGTACCGGATGCTGAAGGTGCTGCGCCGGGCCGCGCGCGGCGCCCTCGAACTCGGCACCGACGACCACGCGCTGCCCGACCGGCTCCGCGTCGTCGCCTTCGGCCGCCGCCTGGAACTGGAGGCCGGCGAGCTGGAGAACGTCCGCCGCACCGCGCTCGGCGGCACCGCCCCGGTCAACCTGCTCCGCCCCCGTGCCCGCAAGCTGCTGCTGGACGCCCTGTGGGCCAAGTCCGGCGCCGCCTCCCGGCACACCGACCCGGAACTCGCCGCCGAGCTGCGCGCCTCCTTCGACGACGACGTGGCCGACGAGGACTCCTTCATCGCCTTCCTCGACGCCTGGTGGCCCGAGCTGACCCCCAAGGGCGTCCTCACCGCCATGGCCGACGACAGACGCCTCGGCCGCTGGGCCCGCCGGGTGCTCAACCCGGGCGAGGTCCGCAAGGTCGCCCGCGCGCTGAAGCGGGACGGCTTCTCCGTGCACGACATCGCCATGCTGGACGAACTCCAGGCGATCCTGGGCGCCCCGGCCCGCCCCCGCAAGAAGCGCGAACTGGACCCGCTGGACCAGCTCACCGGCCTGGAGGAGCTGATGCCGGTGCGCGAGGAGACCCAGCGCGAGCGCGCCGAGCGGCTGGCCCAGGAGCGCACCGAGTACGCGCACGTCATCGTGGACGAGGCGCAGGACCTCACCCCGATGCAGTGGCGCATGGTCGGCCGCAGGGGCCGGCACGCCACCTGGACGGTCGTCGGCGACCCCGCCCAGTCCTCCTGGTCCGACCCGGACGAGGCGGCCGAGGCCCGCGACGAGGCCCTGGGCTCCAGACCCCGGCGCCGCTTCGAGCTGACCGTCAACTACCGCAACCCCGCCGAGATCGCCGAGCTGGCCGCCAAGGTGCTCGCCCTCGCCATGCCCGGCTCCGAGTCCCCCCGCGCCGTACGCTCCACCGGCGTCCAGCCGCGCTTCGAGGTCGCCGGGGACTCCCTGGCCGCCACGGTCCGCGCGGAGGCCGAGCGGCTGCTCTCCCTGGTCGACGGCACCGTCGGCGTCGTCGTCGCCATGAACCGGCGCGAGGAGGCCCGCCGCTGGCTCGCCGGGCTCGGGGACCGCGTGGTCGCCCTCGGCAGCCTGGAGGCCAAGGGCCTGGAGTACGACGCGACCGTGGTCGTCTCCCCGGCCGAGATCGCCGACGAGTCCCCGGCCGGCCTGCGGGTGCTGTACGTCGCCCTCACCCGCGCGACCCAGCAGCTCACCGTCGTCTCCGGCGACCGCGACGAGCCGGACGCGGCCCGCGTCCCGGACCTGCTGCGGGACTGA
- a CDS encoding anti-sigma factor family protein, whose amino-acid sequence MGVYGGMRGFGAGSTGMSGPMQGSPVPNEHETVGAYALGILDDTEATAFETHLAGCEWCAQQLDELAGMEPMLAALADLPGTGSTPVIGESLSARPTPRLVEKLVDEVAERRASKRRRGFYLVAAAAALIIGGPVAVMSVSGGGTSQTATPLAASAKDHFDQLPTKVTGTDAGTGVTATVALQSKAWGTDAVLRLGGVKGDQKCSLIAVGKNGERQTLGSWSVPKDGYGLPDAKTEQARNPLFIGGGTALQPGDIDHFDVMTLDGKKLVQVDA is encoded by the coding sequence ATGGGTGTGTACGGGGGAATGCGAGGATTCGGCGCGGGGAGTACGGGTATGTCTGGCCCCATGCAGGGATCTCCGGTGCCGAACGAGCACGAGACCGTCGGCGCCTACGCGCTGGGGATTCTCGACGACACCGAGGCGACCGCGTTCGAGACGCACCTCGCGGGCTGCGAGTGGTGCGCCCAGCAGCTGGACGAACTCGCGGGGATGGAGCCCATGCTGGCCGCCCTCGCCGACCTGCCGGGCACCGGCAGCACCCCGGTCATCGGGGAGTCGCTGTCCGCCCGGCCCACCCCGAGACTGGTCGAGAAGCTGGTCGACGAGGTCGCGGAACGGCGCGCGAGCAAGCGGCGCCGCGGCTTCTACCTGGTCGCCGCCGCGGCCGCGCTGATCATCGGCGGCCCGGTGGCCGTGATGTCGGTGAGCGGCGGTGGCACGAGTCAGACGGCGACCCCGCTGGCCGCCTCCGCCAAGGACCACTTCGACCAGCTGCCCACCAAGGTCACCGGCACGGACGCCGGCACCGGCGTCACCGCGACCGTCGCCCTGCAGAGCAAGGCGTGGGGCACCGACGCGGTGCTGCGGCTCGGCGGCGTCAAGGGCGACCAGAAGTGCTCCCTGATCGCGGTCGGCAAGAACGGCGAGCGGCAGACCCTCGGCTCCTGGAGCGTGCCCAAGGACGGCTACGGCCTCCCGGACGCCAAGACCGAGCAGGCCCGCAACCCGCTGTTCATCGGGGGCGGCACCGCTCTCCAGCCCGGCGACATCGACCACTTCGACGTCATGACCCTGGACGGCAAGAAGCTGGTCCAAGTGGACGCCTGA
- a CDS encoding sigma-70 family RNA polymerase sigma factor, which produces MGVRKDAAVANERGSRARHRMSSQPSQSSEPDEELMRALYREHAGPLLAYVLRLVAGDRQRAEDVVQETLIRAWKNAGQLNRATGSVRPWLVTVARRIVIDGHRSRQARPQEVDPSPLEVIPAEDEIDKALWLMTLTDALDDLTPAHREVLVETYFKGRTVNEAAQTLGIPSGTVRSRVFYALRSMKLALEERGVTA; this is translated from the coding sequence GTGGGCGTGCGCAAGGATGCGGCCGTGGCCAATGAACGTGGATCGAGGGCCCGACATCGCATGTCCTCGCAGCCCTCGCAGTCGTCGGAACCCGACGAGGAGTTGATGCGTGCCCTGTACCGGGAGCACGCCGGACCGCTGCTCGCCTATGTCCTCCGGCTGGTCGCCGGTGACCGGCAGCGCGCCGAGGACGTCGTACAGGAAACGCTCATCCGTGCCTGGAAGAACGCCGGTCAGCTCAATCGGGCGACCGGTTCGGTACGCCCCTGGCTGGTGACGGTCGCCCGGCGCATCGTCATCGACGGCCACCGCAGCCGGCAGGCCCGGCCGCAGGAGGTCGATCCGTCGCCGCTGGAGGTCATCCCCGCGGAGGACGAGATCGACAAGGCGCTGTGGCTGATGACGCTGACGGACGCGCTCGACGACCTGACCCCGGCCCACCGGGAGGTGCTCGTCGAGACCTACTTCAAGGGGCGTACCGTCAACGAGGCGGCCCAGACCCTCGGGATACCCAGCGGCACCGTCCGCTCACGGGTCTTCTACGCCCTGCGATCGATGAAGCTGGCGCTGGAGGAGCGGGGGGTGACGGCGTGA
- a CDS encoding CGNR zinc finger domain-containing protein, translated as MALGTPRFDAGRSCLDLLATAHPEERIGTAGELAAWVVAAGLVPAGTPLGQADGVWVTRFLELRLHTERLLRASRAPADSLDRLNRTARAAAPPAVRAVAQQSGPLVRELAEVPTAAALLSLLARDAVDLLTDPLARAAVRECAGEGCPLLYLDTSRGRRRRWCSSEVCGNRERVARHRRRIALARP; from the coding sequence ATGGCCCTCGGTACGCCCCGATTCGACGCCGGGCGAAGTTGCCTGGACCTGCTGGCCACCGCGCACCCGGAGGAACGGATCGGCACAGCGGGGGAGTTGGCCGCCTGGGTGGTCGCGGCCGGACTGGTGCCGGCCGGGACCCCGCTGGGGCAGGCGGACGGGGTGTGGGTCACCCGCTTCCTCGAACTGCGCCTGCACACCGAGCGGTTGCTACGGGCCTCCCGAGCCCCCGCCGACTCCCTTGACCGGCTCAACCGAACCGCCCGCGCCGCCGCGCCCCCGGCCGTCCGGGCCGTCGCCCAGCAGAGCGGGCCGCTGGTCCGGGAGTTGGCCGAGGTGCCCACGGCCGCCGCGCTCCTCTCCCTGCTCGCCCGTGACGCCGTCGACCTCCTCACCGATCCCCTCGCGCGGGCGGCCGTGCGTGAATGCGCGGGGGAGGGGTGCCCGTTGCTGTATCTCGACACCTCGCGCGGGCGGCGCAGGCGGTGGTGCTCCAGCGAGGTGTGCGGGAATCGTGAGCGGGTCGCCCGGCATCGCAGGCGGATCGCGCTCGCCCGGCCCTGA